In Aphis gossypii isolate Hap1 unplaced genomic scaffold, ASM2018417v2 Contig00298, whole genome shotgun sequence, a genomic segment contains:
- the LOC114130955 gene encoding uncharacterized protein LOC114130955, with amino-acid sequence MSLFSHITMVKICVICGNVSGLDGVSVHRFPLNDEQRRQWVLFAEINGLYAQQIFVNSKLCSRHFVPGRDYALGRIRRRLLPRVVPSLLVQPVLEIAALGNEQEVDVAIPDDNEIEVEIIEVQMDEVMMDINEEDPLQPEEVVQGDIEFVDLLPADIFDYLLPGVDEEFVPIPPGVPRAHVPMRDRLAGIQYELPERHDIGPLDAVCTQCGARHFSCERVNRNHFTTCCNNGQMAVTGERVLGQPPELLIRLLIDDSQVAKHFRKEIRRYNNTLAFAAFSTDLNPRRLPGPGPRVFTGRVYRRISNDVVRNELMQPKYCELYFIESESANQIRMAQQPRTSPLLENLLTDLDSLLRQINPFAVAFENMRQVWQREQDAAAANPMLQPRRVTMHIIADPNNDPRRYNQPAAHVNEVAVVFVGEDGQPPGNLDLVIYDSNPVNPNHRMQSISAGSSHADPMLYPLFFPYGETGWHYNLLQEGNRRNTVRVRNTIREFVCYRLAIRYTGNNSNGNEGNTFSLLHAGGFLLQQFVCDQYVRMEANNLRYTRDNQRALFADAYRGLVDHINQQLHVDEINPVGRRTILPSTFVGGPRYMKQCYHDAMAIVRKYGKPDLFITFTCNPKWPEIVDNIPCWLKANDRPDLVARVFHAKLKELMHDITVNRVFGNIAAYVYTVEFQKRGLPHAHILIILHEDSKLLTADDVDNVVCAYLPEPATERRLFDRVKSHMVHGPCGQLNRNSPCMLDNSCSKKYPKEYSEETLYISDNGYPTYRRPNNGLVANVRGHPVGNEFVVPYNPYLLVKYDAHINVEVCCTVKSVMYLYKYVYKGHDAATLEIRNGDEIDK; translated from the exons atgtcaCTTTTTAGTCACATCACCATGGTGAAAATATGTGTGATCTGTGGTAACGTCAGTGGTCTTGATGGAGTGTCTGTGCACAG GTTTCCACTGAATGACGAGCAGAGACGTCAATGGGTGTTGTTCGCCGAGATCAATGGTTTGTATGCTCAACAGATATTTGTCAACTCAAAACTGTGTTCGAGACATTTTGTCCCTGGTCGTGACTACGCTTTGGGCAGAATTCGTCGCCGTCTATTACCAAGAGTAGTACCATCTTTA TTAGTTCAACCGGTCTTGGAGATTGCGGCACTAGGCAACGAACAAGAAGTGGACGTGGCTATCCCTGATGACAACGAGATAGAGGTGGAAATTATTGAAGTCCAAATGGATGAGGTAATGATGGACATAAATGAAGAAGACCCATTGCAACCCGAGGAAGTGGTACAAGGTGACATTGAGTTTGTGGATTTACTGCCTGCTGATATATTTGACTATTTACTACCAGGCGTCGATGAAGAG TTTGTGCCGATTCCACCGGGTGTTCCCAGAGCGCACGTGCCCATGAGAGACCGTCTGGCTGGCATTCAATATGAACTTCCAGAGCGCCATGACATTGGACCATTGGATGCCGTCTGCACGCAATGTGGTGCCCGTCATTTCTCTTGCGAACGTGTAAACAGAAATCATTTTACAACGTGTTGTAATAACGGTCAAATGGCCGTTACAGGAGAGCGTGTGTTGGGTCAACCACCAGAGTTATTAATTCGTTTGTTGATAGATGATTCACAGGTAGCTAAACATTTTCGCAAAGAAATCCGTCGGTACAACAACACACTGGCATTTGCTGCGTTCTCCACTGACCTCAACCCAAGACGTTTGCCAGGTCCGGGACCGAGAGTGTTCACTGGCAGGGTGTACCGCAGAATTAGTAATGACGTTGTCAGGAATGAACTGATGCAACCGAAATACTGCGAgttatatttcattgaatCCGAGTCAGCCAACCAGATTCGTATGGCACAACAACCACGCACAAGCCCATTGTTGGAGAACTTGCTTACAGACTTGGACAGTCTATTACGGCAAATCAATCCATTCGCAGTGGCTTttga aAACATGCGACAAGTATGGCAGAGGGAACAAGATGCTGCTGCTGCCAATCCCATGTTACAACCGAGAAGGGTGACCATGCACATAATTGCCGACCCAAACAATGATCCACGGCGATACAATCAACCAGCTGCTCATGTGAACGAGGTAGCTGTCGTCTTTGTTGGTGAAGATGGTCAACCACCAGGGAACCTAGATCTGGTTATCTATGACTCCAACCCGGTTAACCCAAATCACCGGATGCAAAGCATATCAGCAGGTTCGTCTCATGCGGATCCAATGTTGTATCCACTGTTCTTCCCGTACGGAGAAACCGGATGGCATTACAACTTACTACAAGAGGGCAACCGCCGAAACACGGTTCGGGTTCGTAACACCATCAGAGAGTTTGTATGTTACCGTCTGGCCATTAGATACACTGGAAACAATAGCAATGGGAATGAAGGTAATACATTTAGTTTATTGCATGCAGGTGGTTTTTTATTGCAGCAGTTTGTGTGTGATCAATACGTCCGTATGGAAGCGAACAATCTGCGCTACACTCGAGACAATCAGAGAGCGCTTTTTGCTGATGCATATCGGGGCCTTGTGGACCACATAAACCAACAGCTCCACGTTGACGAAATCAACCCTGTAGGCCGCAGGACGATTCTACCATCGACGTTTGTAGGTGGTCCTCGGTACATGAAACAATGTTACCACGACGCAATGGCTATTGTGCGTAAGTATGGAAAACCTGACCTATTCATAACGTTTACATGTAACCCCAAGTGGCCAGAAATAGTAGACAACATTCCATGTTGGTTGAAGGCAAACGACAGGCCCGATTTGGTGGCGAGGGTGTTCCATGCGAAACTAAAGGAGCTAATGCATGACATAACGGTCAATAGAGTGTTTGGTAACATAGCTGCTTATGTGTATACAGTTGAGTTTCAGAAACGTGGTCTACCACACGCACACATACTAATAATCTTGCACGAGGATAGCAAGTTGCTTACTGCTGACGACGTCGACAACGTTGTGTGTGCCTACTTGCCTGAACCGGCAACCGAAAGACGACTATTTGACAGAGTGAAATCGCACATGGTTCACGGACCGTGTGGACAACTCAACCGCAACAGTCCGTGTATGTTGGACAACAGTTGTTCAAAGAAGTATCCCAAAGAATACAGTGAAGAGACTCTGTACATTTCTGATAATGGTTACCCGACTTACCGCAGACCGAACAATGGACTTGTGGCAAACGTCAGAGGTCACCCTGTCGGCAATGAGTTTGTTGTCCCGTACAACCCGTACTTGCTGGTTAAGTATGACGCACACATAAACGTTGAGGTGTGCTGTACTGTGAAGAGcgtaatgtatttgtataaatatgtatacaaggGCCATGACGCGGCTACCTTGGAAATTCGGAATGGAGACGAAATAGATAAGTAA
- the LOC126553668 gene encoding uncharacterized protein LOC126553668, translating into MQWNNDCLTDAIQSELFIRMRAGRAVLIAGKKHPDHSNDGPGRRLASGPRFVARAAAYQHRHASGDPRHRLAGGDPRRRHHNGGPGPDREVGARRWRTVWPLWSSTTEKRMSKQINNKI; encoded by the exons ATGCAATGGAATAACGATTGTCTTACGGACGCCATTCAATCTGAATTGTTCATTCGAA TGAGGGCCGGTCGGGCGGTACTGATCGCGGGGAAAAAGCACCCCGATCACTCGAACGACGGTCCGGGGCGTCGTCTCGCGAGCGGTCCGAGGTTCGTCGCTCGCGCCGCAGCTTACCAGCACAGGCACGCGAGCGGCGATCCGCGGCATCGTCTCGCGGGCGGCGATCCCCGGCGCCGTCACCACAACGGCGGCCCCGGTCCAGACCGAGAAGTCGGAGCTCGGCGGTGGCGGACCGTGTGGCCGCTATGGTCATCGAC GACAGAGAAAAGGATGTCCAAACA aataaataataaaatataa